The Planococcus versutus genome contains a region encoding:
- a CDS encoding LLM class flavin-dependent oxidoreductase yields the protein MRKQLKIGTMIHGVGEKISDWRHPTMPSDASVSFDFYKQQAQTSERGKFDFVFIADALYINEKSNPHYLNRFEPLTILSALAVVTSNIGLVSTLSTTYSEPFSAARQFASLDLLSGGRAGWNAVTSGLEKTALNFSKGVSDHPNHAERYRMAAEFMTVMKGLWNSWEDDAFIRNKASSQFFDPTKLHALNHQGEFFSVQGPLNIGRSPQGQPVIFQAGSSKDGIAFSAQQADVVFATMPRVEQAKQYYRNVKEQACLNGRQPDDVLVLQGISPIIGDTNEAAERKYQELASLVTIEQALAFLGRLFEHHDFSQYPLDEPFPELGPIGKNSFQSDTDRIKAEAREENLSLRQVALREATPRTVFMGTPEYIADLIESWYDQQAADGFMLIANLPSELEAFVDQVVPILQARGIFRTEYEGKTLRDNLELPYTENVLDTKLKDNRIGVKA from the coding sequence ATGAGAAAGCAGTTAAAAATAGGAACGATGATTCACGGTGTCGGTGAGAAGATTTCCGATTGGCGTCATCCGACTATGCCGTCGGATGCAAGTGTCAGTTTTGACTTTTATAAACAGCAAGCGCAAACTTCAGAACGCGGAAAGTTTGATTTTGTTTTTATTGCAGATGCCTTATACATCAACGAAAAGTCAAATCCGCATTACTTAAATCGCTTTGAACCGCTAACGATTCTTTCTGCACTCGCGGTGGTCACGTCGAACATCGGACTCGTTAGCACATTGTCGACTACGTATAGTGAACCTTTTTCAGCAGCACGACAGTTTGCTTCACTTGATCTGTTAAGCGGAGGACGAGCCGGGTGGAATGCAGTAACGTCTGGACTGGAAAAGACCGCGCTAAATTTCAGTAAAGGAGTAAGCGATCATCCAAATCACGCTGAGCGTTACCGGATGGCTGCTGAATTTATGACAGTTATGAAAGGGTTATGGAATTCTTGGGAAGACGATGCGTTTATTCGCAATAAAGCGTCGAGTCAATTTTTTGACCCGACCAAATTGCATGCCTTGAATCATCAAGGCGAGTTTTTTTCTGTACAAGGGCCGTTGAATATTGGCCGTTCGCCGCAAGGTCAGCCCGTCATTTTCCAAGCCGGTTCCTCTAAAGACGGCATTGCCTTTTCTGCACAACAAGCTGATGTGGTATTTGCCACTATGCCTAGAGTCGAACAAGCCAAGCAGTATTATAGAAACGTCAAAGAGCAAGCCTGTTTGAATGGTCGTCAGCCCGATGACGTGCTGGTCTTACAAGGCATCAGTCCAATTATTGGCGACACAAACGAAGCAGCCGAACGAAAATACCAAGAACTGGCGAGTTTAGTAACAATTGAACAAGCACTCGCTTTTTTAGGACGGTTGTTTGAACACCATGATTTTTCTCAGTACCCATTAGACGAACCGTTTCCAGAACTCGGCCCTATCGGCAAAAACAGTTTCCAAAGCGATACAGATCGCATCAAGGCTGAAGCACGTGAGGAAAACTTAAGCTTGCGTCAAGTAGCATTAAGAGAAGCCACACCGCGCACGGTTTTTATGGGGACGCCCGAATACATCGCCGATTTAATCGAATCGTGGTACGACCAACAAGCAGCAGACGGTTTTATGCTCATTGCCAATTTGCCAAGCGAACTCGAAGCCTTTGTCGATCAAGTGGTGCCGATTCTTCAAGCACGTGGGATTTTCCGAACGGAATACGAAGGGAAGACACTTCGAGATAACTTAGAATTGCCTTATACGGAAAACGTTCTTGATACAAAACTCAAAGACAACCGGATAGGTGTAAAAGCATGA
- a CDS encoding thiol reductase thioredoxin has translation MTTYEENIAGFEKIDSAKAQELIKGDTEAVLYVGKAVCPFCQTFVKKLKDVSEETNTHIYYVNSVESDDMDGISALRKEYDIPTVPGFIYTKGDTVNVKCDSSMDEEEIKAFMNN, from the coding sequence ATGACTACTTATGAAGAAAACATAGCAGGATTTGAAAAAATTGATTCCGCCAAAGCACAAGAATTGATCAAAGGGGATACAGAAGCCGTACTTTATGTTGGTAAAGCGGTATGTCCTTTTTGTCAAACTTTTGTCAAAAAACTAAAAGACGTTTCTGAAGAAACAAATACGCATATCTACTACGTGAACAGTGTAGAGTCAGATGATATGGATGGCATTTCCGCGTTACGCAAAGAATATGATATTCCAACAGTACCTGGTTTTATTTACACAAAAGGCGACACTGTAAATGTGAAATGCGACTCATCTATGGATGAAGAAGAAATTAAAGCTTTTATGAACAACTAA
- a CDS encoding DegV family protein codes for MKKIAWITDTAAQLDDAFIQKYDVYVLPLSVVFSAGSYRESVDLTKDEFYEKLKLAKVSPKTSQPAIGEMLALYEKLEKTGYDFAIAVHLSSGLSGTFETAQAASRMTEFPVYPIDSQIGSFPMVKMIEVGNNLLEKDETIEEVIAIITEMTRASKLSFIPSSLNQLHKSGRVSGTQAFISNLLNIKLVISFIDGKPVMTEKVRTNKRAKDHVLSLLRADMMNGTVPEVAVINCNNIPDSEVWQNELMKEFPNLKVQIVALSVCVAVHAGDGTTGLSWVRY; via the coding sequence ATGAAAAAAATAGCTTGGATCACGGATACAGCCGCACAACTTGATGATGCTTTTATTCAAAAATACGATGTATATGTTTTGCCTCTAAGTGTTGTTTTTTCAGCCGGTTCTTATAGAGAATCGGTTGATTTAACAAAAGACGAATTTTACGAAAAATTAAAACTAGCGAAAGTGTCACCAAAAACCTCTCAGCCGGCAATTGGCGAAATGCTGGCTTTGTATGAAAAACTTGAAAAAACAGGCTATGATTTTGCAATTGCTGTCCATTTATCAAGTGGTCTTTCAGGCACATTTGAAACGGCACAAGCAGCTTCTCGAATGACTGAGTTTCCAGTTTATCCGATTGATTCGCAAATTGGTTCGTTTCCAATGGTCAAAATGATTGAAGTAGGAAACAATTTGCTCGAAAAAGACGAGACGATAGAAGAAGTTATCGCAATCATTACAGAAATGACACGTGCATCCAAGCTATCTTTTATTCCGTCTAGTTTAAACCAATTACATAAAAGCGGACGTGTTTCAGGAACGCAAGCGTTTATTAGTAATTTGCTAAACATCAAATTGGTTATTAGTTTTATCGATGGAAAACCGGTAATGACCGAAAAAGTACGAACAAATAAACGCGCAAAAGATCACGTGTTGTCTTTATTGCGTGCGGATATGATGAACGGAACCGTGCCAGAAGTGGCTGTGATTAATTGCAATAACATCCCAGACTCAGAGGTATGGCAAAATGAGTTGATGAAAGAATTTCCAAACTTAAAGGTACAAATAGTGGCTTTAAGTGTCTGTGTAGCAGTACATGCAGGCGATGGAACAACTGGCTTGAGTTGGGTTCGTTATTAA
- a CDS encoding GNAT family N-acetyltransferase — MTKTLNNKPFIRHAKPEDGERIVTFYNKVGGETDYLSFGLNEYPQSAADLTKVIEQTSETSSNCIFIVLEKDKVIGVGTIDSSPKRRYRHVGTLGIVISQLHTGKGVGRVLMTMLINCAKENKRIEKISLVTRADNKRAIVLYENVGFIQEGLFGRDAFDG, encoded by the coding sequence ATGACAAAAACATTAAATAATAAGCCATTTATTCGACATGCGAAGCCTGAAGACGGAGAACGTATTGTTACGTTTTATAATAAAGTAGGTGGAGAGACGGACTATTTATCTTTTGGATTAAATGAATACCCACAATCCGCAGCAGATTTGACGAAAGTCATCGAGCAAACAAGCGAAACCAGTAGCAACTGTATATTTATCGTATTGGAAAAAGATAAAGTGATCGGAGTTGGAACCATCGACTCTAGTCCAAAACGCAGATACCGTCATGTGGGTACACTTGGAATTGTGATAAGCCAGTTGCATACTGGAAAAGGAGTGGGACGTGTGTTAATGACTATGTTAATCAATTGTGCCAAAGAAAATAAACGAATAGAAAAAATTTCACTTGTCACGCGAGCTGACAATAAGCGTGCAATCGTCCTTTATGAAAATGTAGGATTTATACAAGAAGGACTTTTTGGCCGTGATGCCTTTGACGGGTAA
- a CDS encoding DHA2 family efflux MFS transporter permease subunit produces the protein MVHSQTLDKSQSFDLKKHIPLLAVLLSGAFITILNQTLLATALPPIMKDLKISESTVQWLQSIFMLVNGIMIPITAFLIGKFTTRSLFLTAMGTFAMGTLIAAVSPDFTFLLIGRMLQGAGAGIMMPLLQTILFLIFPVSQRGKAMGMFGLIIAFAPAIGPSLSGYLVDHYPWRSVFYVVLPIAIVIIVAAYFLLKNVTEQTNPKMDYLSIVLSTFGFGGLLYGFSVAGNVGWLSPNVLISLVIGAVTLYLFITRQLKLEEPILEFRVFKYSIFSLATALGMIVFASMIATTVILPLFMQNLLGFNALHSGLMLLPGAIVMGVMNPVTGALFDKYGARWLLRIGFAILTVTTFFFANLSQDTTFTYLATLNAIRMLGIAMVMMPSTTLGLNQLPNRLISHGTAMNNTFRQISGAIGTAVLVTITITAASGGSVAGAIHGVNVAFIVAGSVAAFGFLLSFAIRDKKPIH, from the coding sequence ATGGTCCATTCACAAACTCTAGATAAGTCTCAATCATTCGATTTAAAAAAGCACATTCCCCTTTTAGCTGTGTTGTTATCAGGTGCTTTTATTACCATTTTGAACCAAACACTTCTCGCTACAGCATTGCCTCCGATTATGAAAGACCTCAAAATAAGTGAAAGCACGGTTCAATGGTTGCAGTCTATTTTCATGCTTGTCAACGGGATTATGATTCCCATCACCGCGTTCTTAATCGGTAAATTTACCACGCGGAGTTTGTTTTTAACCGCGATGGGCACATTTGCGATGGGTACGCTCATCGCAGCTGTTTCGCCCGACTTTACTTTTTTGTTAATAGGACGCATGTTGCAAGGTGCAGGTGCCGGAATTATGATGCCGCTTTTGCAAACCATTTTGTTTTTAATCTTCCCCGTTTCCCAACGCGGCAAAGCAATGGGCATGTTTGGTTTGATTATTGCCTTTGCACCTGCAATCGGACCTAGTTTATCAGGTTACTTAGTTGACCACTATCCGTGGCGCAGTGTGTTTTATGTCGTGTTACCGATTGCGATTGTTATTATCGTCGCAGCGTACTTTTTACTAAAAAACGTAACTGAACAAACCAATCCAAAAATGGATTATTTATCGATTGTTCTTTCAACATTTGGTTTTGGTGGACTTCTTTACGGCTTTAGTGTGGCAGGGAATGTCGGTTGGCTTAGCCCGAACGTACTCATTTCACTCGTAATCGGTGCGGTTACACTGTACTTGTTTATTACTAGACAGTTAAAACTCGAAGAACCTATTCTTGAATTCCGTGTATTTAAGTACAGCATTTTCTCACTTGCTACAGCACTTGGGATGATTGTATTTGCATCGATGATTGCAACAACTGTTATTTTGCCACTTTTCATGCAAAATCTCCTCGGTTTTAATGCCTTGCATTCTGGACTGATGTTGTTGCCAGGAGCCATCGTTATGGGCGTTATGAATCCTGTGACAGGCGCGTTGTTTGATAAATACGGAGCAAGATGGCTCTTGCGTATAGGTTTTGCCATTTTGACAGTGACGACTTTTTTCTTTGCTAATCTTTCGCAAGACACAACGTTTACGTATTTAGCGACATTGAACGCTATTCGAATGCTTGGTATCGCAATGGTGATGATGCCATCTACAACGCTTGGCTTGAACCAACTGCCTAATCGATTGATTTCTCACGGTACAGCGATGAATAATACTTTCCGCCAAATTTCAGGCGCGATTGGAACAGCTGTACTTGTGACAATTACGATCACTGCTGCAAGCGGTGGTTCTGTAGCTGGTGCCATTCACGGGGTGAACGTTGCTTTCATCGTAGCAGGAAGTGTTGCAGCATTTGGATTCTTATTGTCTTTCGCTATTCGGGACAAGAAACCGATCCACTAA
- a CDS encoding mechanosensitive ion channel domain-containing protein encodes MPDFLKDYFTDLSEGLFSTLNTPDAYFNKIALTTIAIVIAALLYLALKKLITRNEADFKKRLKSQKVLKSSIMVLAILFVLFIWIQAINALILIALLIGVFLAFMVRGLTTNITAYFVIKYWKYFEISNRIEINGIIGDVIDITPINVKLLEVRGGLSSDANTGRVIKLPNSIIFDESLEIVGGKNSFVWHELQYVLSFDSDWQAAEKLITEAGETYFEEQVLHQLKKNIRHLSEEQEALRPVFSVDTNDAGIVLTLRYLVDYQHATRVKTELQRKVLPQLTDHANIEFAILEVKVFRG; translated from the coding sequence ATGCCTGATTTTCTAAAAGATTATTTTACCGATTTATCCGAAGGATTGTTCTCAACGTTGAATACACCAGATGCTTATTTCAATAAAATCGCGTTAACCACAATTGCGATTGTCATAGCTGCACTTTTGTATCTAGCGCTTAAAAAACTCATTACACGAAATGAAGCAGATTTTAAAAAGCGACTCAAGTCTCAGAAAGTCTTAAAGAGTAGCATTATGGTACTGGCAATTCTTTTTGTGCTGTTTATTTGGATTCAAGCCATCAATGCATTGATTTTGATTGCACTGCTGATCGGCGTGTTTTTAGCATTTATGGTGCGAGGACTGACAACCAATATTACGGCTTATTTTGTCATTAAGTATTGGAAGTATTTTGAGATTTCCAATCGCATAGAAATCAATGGGATCATTGGAGATGTCATTGACATCACACCGATAAACGTCAAGTTGCTAGAAGTACGTGGTGGCTTATCCTCGGATGCCAACACAGGAAGAGTGATCAAATTACCGAATAGTATTATTTTTGATGAATCTCTTGAAATTGTTGGAGGTAAAAATTCATTTGTTTGGCATGAACTCCAATACGTTTTATCTTTTGATAGCGATTGGCAAGCAGCTGAAAAGCTAATAACTGAAGCAGGCGAAACGTATTTTGAAGAACAAGTGCTACATCAATTGAAAAAGAACATACGTCATTTATCAGAAGAACAAGAAGCTTTGCGTCCGGTATTTTCAGTAGATACAAATGATGCGGGAATTGTCTTAACGTTGCGTTATCTTGTTGATTATCAACACGCAACACGTGTGAAAACGGAATTGCAGCGCAAGGTTTTACCGCAACTAACCGATCACGCCAATATCGAGTTTGCGATTTTGGAAGTAAAAGTGTTTCGTGGATAG
- a CDS encoding glycosyltransferase, whose product MKYKKIFFISPPFYSHFNPLLVLAKSFQKYGAEVTFGCSIEFKEKILEENLAFYEIDISSNKNTGKAENTIQPDTERIRLEEFFESTKKGAVETLITQSRHRKADMLYNPDELIDKIKLIDDSLAADLYVVDILSYSVTLSLYALSLPFITFCPPHPNTIPKKGDYFNVPRNWPEAITIKEEELRRLEQVSTQTQREFTEVFNHIITRNKSLKKINNAFSLVSDIAVIYNYFDFNNSDKQEEQPKKLFIGNSFKAATLDGKWLEKIETKEKIIMITLGTFLSNRKDVLEKLILGVREIYPSALLIISAGSHVEELKKYSSPNTIIEGFIPQIALMPYVDTVVFHGGCNTLTEAIYYGKKMIILPFSSDQFNIAYDIEKNRLGSVLDPNNFSKQELANAFNDTEEISKESLQYWKSISRKRGADYAAKQIVEID is encoded by the coding sequence ATGAAGTATAAAAAGATATTTTTTATAAGTCCCCCTTTTTATTCACATTTTAACCCTTTGTTGGTGCTAGCAAAAAGTTTTCAAAAATATGGTGCAGAAGTGACATTTGGTTGCAGTATAGAGTTTAAAGAAAAAATCTTGGAAGAAAACTTAGCATTTTATGAAATCGATATAAGTTCAAACAAAAACACAGGAAAAGCTGAAAACACAATACAACCAGATACTGAGAGAATCAGATTAGAAGAATTCTTTGAATCGACAAAAAAAGGTGCGGTAGAAACCCTTATCACTCAATCTCGCCATAGAAAGGCTGATATGCTTTACAATCCAGACGAGCTTATCGATAAAATAAAGTTAATAGATGATTCATTAGCTGCGGATCTTTATGTGGTCGATATCTTATCTTATTCGGTTACGCTTAGCTTGTATGCTTTAAGTCTGCCTTTTATCACATTTTGTCCTCCTCATCCGAATACGATTCCAAAAAAAGGAGACTATTTTAATGTACCTAGAAACTGGCCCGAGGCTATAACGATTAAAGAAGAAGAGTTGAGGAGATTGGAGCAGGTTTCAACTCAAACACAAAGAGAATTTACTGAAGTTTTTAACCATATTATCACTAGAAATAAGTCTCTTAAAAAAATTAATAATGCCTTTAGTTTGGTCTCTGATATCGCTGTTATTTACAATTATTTTGATTTTAACAACAGTGACAAACAGGAAGAACAACCAAAGAAACTATTTATAGGAAATTCATTCAAAGCAGCTACGTTAGATGGAAAATGGCTAGAAAAAATAGAGACAAAAGAAAAGATCATCATGATAACTTTAGGAACTTTTTTATCGAATAGAAAAGATGTACTGGAAAAGCTGATTCTCGGAGTCAGAGAAATTTACCCGAGTGCTTTATTGATCATTTCTGCAGGGAGTCATGTGGAAGAATTAAAAAAATACAGCTCACCTAATACAATAATAGAGGGTTTTATCCCTCAAATCGCTCTTATGCCGTATGTAGACACAGTTGTCTTTCATGGGGGATGCAACACGTTAACAGAAGCTATCTACTATGGAAAAAAGATGATCATATTACCATTTTCTAGTGATCAGTTTAATATAGCCTATGATATTGAAAAGAATAGATTAGGAAGCGTCTTGGATCCAAACAACTTTAGCAAACAAGAACTAGCGAACGCATTTAATGATACAGAAGAAATTTCTAAAGAGAGTTTACAGTATTGGAAAAGCATATCAAGAAAAAGAGGAGCAGATTATGCAGCAAAACAAATAGTGGAGATAGACTAG
- a CDS encoding glycosyltransferase family 4 protein, with protein MNEFIEFRNNVYDNDSNYIYPLQFLDNYINRSKTLNSKERVVIEQIRTIKRIEQKKKLGEKEIHELYSFLGEDSYTDRFIVDTVLKLFNDEVKQLIIKKTKDLLSQQQHDSQKLYHVLDICIECDIDGLSDDDLVGMLQKYELDLDMVSILLDYLEHFKRQGFKEYLYNLLTLAYPDNLKVQVWSVLESLYSIETIDQSIVKKNIINDKNKVFYDSYHNFLHTDYKFEKQGISILQSMFYGDFEDSGKGNNGGLAVLLKGLGEEISKDSSVSYVFTITITQELTKPFISFYGDEHVFIRLPIYLDPSVSDKFIKRELFIKRFIGNFLKQSKIKPDVFHIRFLDNASKSVAHLCKELNRKLVFTLTPDPHRNMFDGAGHLKELSFKELIEKLNKIKIGDELIDISDGIVGIGNADVKKELEIYFPQFKEEHVNRKIKMIGEGIQLDQSIDAEDTTRFIEWSETNTNFFEKPVILNVGRLSVLKGQMELLKAWSNSKLSETHNLLIIGGDLERPTKEEEAVIDFFEDYVQRFPQFKDRFIHRGAMSNVDIKMLEKNIMKRDFDYPHIYLCSSVKEEFGIAILEAMSIGFLTLGPIKGGVKSYMKNRENGFLIDTSNWETIAQETENYIFDSQIDKEEFKKIQAAGQKTIDENFSINKIATEFVSFYLSVKGEENNEV; from the coding sequence ATGAATGAGTTTATTGAATTTAGAAATAATGTTTATGATAACGACAGTAATTACATTTATCCTCTTCAATTTTTAGATAATTACATAAATAGGAGTAAGACTCTAAACTCCAAAGAACGAGTCGTAATAGAGCAAATTCGAACGATCAAGCGAATCGAGCAGAAAAAGAAACTAGGCGAAAAAGAAATACATGAATTGTACTCATTTTTGGGAGAGGATTCATACACAGACCGATTTATCGTGGATACTGTTTTAAAGTTATTCAATGACGAAGTCAAGCAGCTCATCATAAAAAAAACAAAAGACTTACTCTCACAACAACAGCATGACAGTCAAAAGCTCTATCATGTTTTAGACATTTGTATTGAATGTGATATCGATGGGTTAAGTGACGATGATCTCGTAGGTATGCTTCAGAAATACGAACTAGATTTAGATATGGTTTCTATCTTACTGGACTATCTGGAGCACTTTAAAAGACAAGGATTTAAAGAATATTTATATAACTTATTGACCTTAGCTTATCCTGATAATCTAAAAGTTCAAGTGTGGAGTGTATTGGAAAGTTTGTATTCAATAGAAACCATTGATCAATCAATTGTGAAGAAGAATATCATAAATGATAAAAACAAAGTGTTTTATGATAGTTATCATAACTTTCTCCATACAGATTACAAATTTGAAAAACAAGGTATTTCAATTTTGCAATCTATGTTTTACGGAGATTTTGAAGATAGCGGAAAAGGAAATAATGGAGGGTTAGCGGTATTATTAAAAGGTTTGGGTGAAGAGATATCAAAAGATAGCAGCGTCTCTTATGTATTTACGATTACGATCACTCAAGAATTAACGAAGCCCTTTATCAGTTTTTATGGAGATGAACATGTATTTATTCGGTTGCCAATCTATTTAGACCCTTCCGTATCCGACAAGTTTATTAAAAGAGAATTATTTATCAAAAGATTTATAGGTAATTTTTTAAAACAGTCAAAAATTAAGCCAGATGTTTTTCATATCAGGTTTTTGGATAACGCTTCTAAATCAGTTGCTCATCTATGTAAAGAGTTGAATAGAAAACTTGTCTTTACACTAACACCAGATCCACACAGAAATATGTTTGATGGAGCTGGTCATTTAAAAGAACTTAGTTTTAAAGAACTTATTGAAAAGCTAAACAAGATAAAAATAGGAGACGAATTAATAGACATAAGCGATGGCATAGTTGGTATCGGGAATGCTGATGTGAAAAAAGAACTTGAGATATATTTTCCTCAATTCAAAGAAGAGCACGTAAATAGAAAAATAAAAATGATAGGGGAAGGAATACAATTAGATCAATCAATTGATGCAGAAGACACAACTCGCTTTATCGAATGGAGTGAAACAAATACCAATTTTTTTGAAAAACCTGTAATCTTAAACGTAGGAAGGCTATCTGTTTTAAAAGGACAAATGGAACTTTTAAAAGCGTGGTCAAACTCCAAGCTTTCTGAGACTCACAATCTTCTAATAATAGGAGGAGATCTAGAAAGACCTACTAAAGAAGAAGAAGCGGTTATTGATTTTTTTGAAGATTACGTACAAAGATTCCCTCAATTCAAAGACAGGTTCATACATAGAGGTGCCATGTCGAATGTAGATATAAAAATGCTCGAAAAGAATATTATGAAGAGAGACTTTGACTATCCTCATATATATCTTTGTTCAAGTGTAAAAGAAGAGTTTGGCATCGCTATTTTAGAAGCGATGTCTATTGGATTTCTAACCTTAGGTCCTATAAAAGGTGGAGTTAAAAGCTATATGAAAAATAGGGAAAATGGATTTTTAATCGACACCAGTAATTGGGAAACGATTGCACAAGAAACAGAAAACTATATTTTTGATTCCCAAATAGATAAAGAAGAATTTAAAAAAATTCAAGCTGCAGGACAAAAAACTATAGATGAAAATTTTTCCATTAACAAAATTGCAACTGAATTTGTATCTTTTTATCTATCTGTAAAAGGAGAAGAAAACAATGAAGTATAA
- a CDS encoding uracil-xanthine permease family protein — MKTTVDDKGKSPNTNKYDVDGRPPLKEAIPLGLQHIFAMFLGNIAVPIIIAGVVGITGADLTILVQSAMIMAGVATIIQCYPIWKVGAGLPIVMGTSFGFLPTNIAIASSYGISGLLGASLIGGLFGGTLGFFIKKLKRFFPKIVTGTVVLTIGLSLLPTGITSMAGGSGSENFGSAKNWMVALLVLVIVIFLNRYAKGMAKTSSILIGIIVGYIVALPLGMVEFSAIKEAAWFSVPTPFYFPMEFYWGAILPMLIMFIVTSVETVGDVTAITTGGANREPTSDELSGSVIANGFTSSLAAVFNSLPNTSFSQNVGMIAFTKIMSTYVVALGAVFLIVAGLIPKIGALISTMPPAVIGGATVIIFSQITLTGIDILTSEPLNERAKIIIGLSLVFGLGLSQVPDAMNAFPDIIQLLFGQSGITIACFVAILLNLVIPEDSIEKDAEIE; from the coding sequence ATGAAAACAACAGTTGACGATAAAGGTAAATCTCCGAATACAAACAAATACGATGTAGATGGTAGACCTCCATTAAAAGAAGCAATACCTTTAGGACTGCAGCATATTTTTGCAATGTTCTTAGGAAATATTGCCGTTCCTATCATCATCGCAGGTGTGGTTGGTATTACAGGAGCTGATTTAACGATATTGGTTCAAAGTGCAATGATCATGGCAGGAGTAGCAACCATTATCCAATGTTATCCAATATGGAAGGTAGGAGCAGGACTTCCAATAGTAATGGGGACAAGTTTTGGGTTTCTCCCTACCAATATAGCAATAGCGAGCTCCTATGGCATATCCGGATTGTTAGGTGCCAGTCTGATCGGCGGTTTATTCGGCGGCACTTTAGGGTTTTTTATCAAAAAATTAAAACGGTTTTTTCCGAAAATTGTAACAGGTACAGTCGTTCTTACGATCGGTTTGTCACTTTTACCTACAGGTATTACATCTATGGCTGGAGGAAGTGGATCTGAGAATTTTGGGTCAGCTAAAAACTGGATGGTGGCTTTACTGGTACTGGTCATTGTGATCTTCCTAAATAGATATGCAAAAGGAATGGCTAAAACTTCTTCCATTTTAATCGGAATTATTGTTGGATATATCGTTGCTTTGCCACTCGGGATGGTTGAATTTTCTGCAATAAAAGAAGCGGCTTGGTTTTCAGTTCCAACACCTTTCTATTTCCCCATGGAATTTTACTGGGGAGCTATATTGCCTATGTTAATTATGTTTATTGTTACGTCTGTTGAAACAGTCGGAGATGTGACAGCCATTACGACTGGAGGAGCAAACAGAGAGCCTACATCTGATGAACTTTCGGGCTCAGTAATAGCGAATGGATTTACATCTTCTTTAGCCGCAGTTTTTAATTCGTTGCCGAATACGTCTTTTAGTCAAAATGTAGGAATGATCGCATTCACAAAAATAATGAGCACATATGTTGTAGCTCTGGGCGCTGTATTTTTAATAGTGGCTGGTCTTATTCCTAAGATTGGAGCACTTATCTCTACCATGCCACCAGCCGTTATTGGAGGTGCCACAGTCATTATTTTTTCTCAAATTACACTAACCGGTATAGACATTTTGACATCAGAGCCTTTAAATGAAAGAGCAAAAATTATCATCGGGTTATCTTTAGTATTTGGACTCGGATTAAGTCAAGTGCCTGATGCTATGAACGCATTTCCAGACATTATTCAACTATTATTTGGACAATCCGGAATCACAATCGCTTGTTTTGTTGCGATTTTGTTAAACTTAGTCATTCCAGAGGATTCAATAGAAAAAGACGCAGAGATAGAATAA
- a CDS encoding SDR family NAD(P)-dependent oxidoreductase, translating into MGTLMKDKVGIVTAAASGLGRASALAFAAEGAKVVVSDINEEGGKETVRQVVEAGGDAIFLRCNVADEQEVIDLVKQTVEHYGRLDWAHNNAGIGAPSLPIAETKTADWERCIQITQTSLYFSLKHQIPAMLDSGGGNIVNTASTSGLIGSENLATYSAAKWAVNGLTKSVALEYAKKGIRVNSICPGMTLTPAVEAWAKEVPEQAKYVENDIPLGRMALPDEQAQAALWLCSDKSSYITGVNLAVDGGQTAK; encoded by the coding sequence ATGGGAACTTTAATGAAAGATAAAGTGGGCATTGTAACGGCCGCAGCAAGTGGACTCGGAAGAGCGAGTGCACTTGCATTTGCCGCAGAAGGTGCAAAAGTGGTCGTCTCTGATATTAATGAAGAAGGCGGTAAAGAAACAGTGCGACAAGTCGTAGAAGCAGGTGGCGACGCAATTTTCTTGCGATGCAATGTTGCAGATGAGCAAGAAGTAATCGATCTTGTGAAGCAAACGGTCGAACATTATGGACGCTTAGATTGGGCACATAACAATGCTGGAATTGGGGCGCCGTCTTTGCCGATTGCAGAAACGAAAACCGCTGACTGGGAGCGGTGTATACAAATTACGCAAACAAGTTTGTACTTTTCACTAAAACACCAAATTCCAGCAATGCTTGATTCAGGTGGAGGGAATATTGTCAATACCGCTTCTACATCAGGCTTGATCGGGTCAGAAAACTTAGCGACGTATAGTGCTGCAAAGTGGGCGGTCAATGGACTAACAAAATCGGTAGCGCTAGAATATGCGAAAAAAGGAATTCGCGTCAATTCAATTTGTCCAGGCATGACGTTAACTCCTGCTGTAGAGGCGTGGGCAAAAGAAGTACCTGAACAAGCAAAATACGTAGAAAATGATATTCCACTTGGGCGGATGGCACTCCCAGATGAACAAGCACAAGCGGCATTATGGCTTTGTTCAGATAAATCTTCATACATTACCGGCGTAAATTTAGCTGTAGACGGTGGTCAAACGGCAAAATAA